One Kitasatospora sp. NBC_01266 genomic window carries:
- a CDS encoding glycoside hydrolase domain-containing protein, whose protein sequence is MVRYLRPTALSAAALVLLLATDGSALRGVPLAYAETANRMPVSGHQGHAGTSGHSSHSGRPGHSAHPTSTAPAPPTDPGQLDPANPTDPANPTDPTAPDAQAAPAAPATPPTVLPDPGAAELAAVPRTVFTGSAFDACTAPSLDTMRAWRGTSPYGAVGIYTSGRQRACTQPRLTADWVQQVRALGWRLIPTHVGRQAPCTTAQNKPQWIDPAQAVEQGRQEAAEAVQGAKQVGIGPGSPVYLDMESYRPGDAGCAKAVVDFTLGWTQALHSAGYFSGYYSSLNTGVADLAAAARAGAAPLPDALWYARWDNRPSLDGGGVLTDDQWSAHRRAHQIQGGVLESHGGVKVEIDRDQWDALVAG, encoded by the coding sequence ATGGTCCGCTACCTGCGTCCGACAGCGCTCTCGGCTGCCGCCCTCGTTCTGCTGCTGGCCACCGACGGGAGCGCGCTGCGCGGCGTCCCGCTCGCGTACGCCGAGACGGCCAACCGTATGCCGGTGTCGGGGCACCAGGGGCACGCAGGCACCTCAGGTCACTCAAGTCACTCAGGCCGCCCAGGCCACTCGGCGCATCCGACCAGCACCGCCCCCGCGCCGCCGACCGATCCCGGGCAGCTCGACCCGGCCAACCCGACCGACCCGGCCAACCCGACCGACCCGACCGCGCCGGACGCCCAGGCCGCGCCAGCCGCGCCGGCCACGCCGCCGACCGTGCTGCCGGACCCCGGCGCGGCCGAGCTGGCCGCCGTCCCGCGGACGGTCTTCACCGGCAGCGCCTTCGACGCCTGCACCGCCCCGTCGCTGGACACCATGCGCGCCTGGCGCGGCACTTCCCCCTACGGCGCGGTCGGCATCTACACCAGCGGCCGGCAGCGCGCCTGCACCCAGCCCCGGCTGACCGCCGACTGGGTGCAGCAGGTCCGGGCGCTGGGCTGGCGGCTGATCCCCACTCACGTCGGGCGGCAGGCACCGTGCACCACGGCCCAGAACAAGCCGCAGTGGATCGACCCGGCGCAGGCCGTCGAGCAGGGCCGGCAGGAGGCCGCCGAGGCGGTCCAGGGCGCGAAGCAGGTCGGCATCGGGCCCGGCAGCCCGGTCTACCTGGACATGGAGTCCTACCGCCCCGGGGACGCCGGGTGCGCGAAGGCGGTGGTGGACTTCACCCTCGGCTGGACCCAGGCGCTGCACAGCGCCGGGTACTTCTCCGGCTACTACTCCAGCCTCAACACCGGCGTCGCGGACCTGGCCGCCGCCGCCCGGGCCGGCGCCGCCCCGCTGCCCGACGCCCTCTGGTACGCCCGCTGGGACAACCGTCCGAGCCTGGACGGCGGCGGCGTCCTGACGGACGACCAGTGGTCGGCGCACCGCCGGGCCCACCAGATCCAGGGCGGGGTCCTGGAGTCCCACGGGGGCGTCAAGGTGGAGATCGACCGCGACCAGTGGGACGCGCTGGTGGCCGGCTGA
- a CDS encoding FAD-binding oxidoreductase, with translation MDRLRAGLPEAAVVVDPAVTAAYRYDMAGFCEAGEPAVLVFPSTVEEVRHVLRTASALGVPVVPQGARTGLSGGANAVAGCILLSLLKMDRILELDPVNRIAVVEPGVVNAVLSRAAGELGLAYPPDPSSWESCTIGGNIGTGAGGLCCVKYGVTSEYVLGLDVVLADGRLLRTGRRTAKGVAGYDLTRLFVGSEGTLGVVVGAVLALKPAPAPQLALAAEFGSATAACAAVNAVTEAGFTPSLMELMDAVVVKAVNRYGRMGLPESTEALLLVAFDGPERTRELTAVAELCRAAGATEVVPAEDQAESELLLQARRMALTAMDTLGTTMVDDVAVPRSRMAEMLTGVAEIGARCGLTIGVCCHAGDGNTHPVVAFDAKDPDQVARARESFDAIMALGLALGGTITGEHGVGLLKREWLARELGTVGLELQKQMKGLFDPLGILNPGKLF, from the coding sequence ATGGACCGTCTGCGGGCGGGGCTGCCCGAGGCGGCGGTGGTCGTCGACCCGGCGGTGACCGCCGCCTACCGGTACGACATGGCCGGCTTCTGCGAGGCCGGCGAGCCGGCGGTGCTGGTCTTCCCGAGCACGGTCGAGGAGGTGCGGCACGTCCTGCGCACCGCCAGTGCGCTGGGTGTCCCGGTGGTCCCGCAGGGGGCCAGGACGGGGCTGTCCGGCGGGGCGAACGCGGTGGCCGGCTGCATCCTGCTGTCGCTGCTGAAGATGGACCGGATCCTGGAGCTGGACCCGGTGAACCGGATCGCGGTGGTCGAGCCGGGGGTGGTGAACGCGGTGCTCTCCCGGGCCGCGGGGGAGTTGGGACTGGCCTACCCGCCGGACCCGTCCAGCTGGGAGTCCTGCACCATCGGCGGCAACATCGGCACCGGTGCGGGCGGCCTGTGCTGCGTCAAGTACGGGGTGACCAGCGAGTATGTGCTCGGCCTCGACGTGGTGCTGGCCGACGGCCGGCTGCTGCGCACCGGCCGGCGCACCGCCAAGGGCGTGGCCGGTTACGACCTGACCCGGCTCTTCGTGGGCTCCGAGGGCACCCTGGGCGTGGTGGTCGGCGCGGTGCTGGCGCTGAAGCCCGCGCCCGCGCCGCAGCTGGCGCTGGCGGCCGAGTTCGGCAGCGCGACGGCGGCCTGCGCGGCGGTCAACGCGGTCACCGAGGCCGGGTTCACGCCCTCGTTGATGGAGCTGATGGACGCGGTGGTGGTCAAGGCGGTCAACCGGTACGGGCGGATGGGGCTGCCGGAGAGCACCGAGGCGCTGCTCCTGGTGGCCTTCGACGGGCCGGAGCGCACCCGGGAGCTGACGGCGGTCGCCGAGCTGTGCCGGGCCGCGGGGGCCACCGAGGTGGTGCCGGCCGAGGACCAGGCCGAGTCGGAGCTGCTGCTGCAGGCCCGGCGTATGGCGCTGACCGCGATGGACACCCTGGGCACCACGATGGTGGACGACGTGGCGGTGCCGCGCTCCCGGATGGCCGAGATGCTGACCGGGGTGGCCGAGATCGGCGCGCGCTGCGGGCTGACCATCGGCGTCTGCTGCCATGCCGGGGACGGCAACACCCACCCGGTCGTCGCCTTCGACGCGAAGGACCCGGACCAGGTGGCCCGGGCCAGGGAGTCCTTCGACGCGATCATGGCGCTCGGGCTGGCACTCGGCGGCACGATCACCGGTGAGCACGGGGTCGGGCTGCTCAAGCGGGAGTGGCTGGCCCGGGAGCTGGGGACGGTCGGACTCGAGCTGCAAAAGCAGATGAAAGGATTGTTCGACCCGCTGGGAATCCTCAATCCGGGCAAGCTGTTCTGA
- a CDS encoding COG4705 family protein has translation MTTAQLRPSEPVATAERLLSKVPEVTALFWITKVLTTGMGEDASDYLVRTLDPIPAVGLGGVLLLAALVLQLRAKRYVPWVYWLAVTMVSVFGTMAADVLHVGFGVPYAVSASGFLVVLLAVFGWWRRSEGTLSIHSVRTRRREFFYWATVLATFALGTAVGDLTASTGLGYFASGVLFTVAIALPALAHWKLRLPAVPAFWLAYILTRPLGASFADWMGADHARHGLGWGTGPVSLVLTVLIAALVAVLTVRWREGARRGRAD, from the coding sequence ATGACGACTGCTCAACTGCGGCCGAGCGAGCCGGTCGCCACCGCGGAGCGCTTGCTGAGCAAGGTGCCCGAGGTCACGGCGCTGTTCTGGATCACCAAGGTGCTCACCACCGGGATGGGCGAGGACGCTTCGGACTACCTGGTCCGGACGCTCGATCCGATCCCGGCCGTCGGGCTGGGCGGGGTGCTGCTGCTGGCGGCGCTGGTGCTGCAGCTCCGGGCGAAGCGGTACGTCCCGTGGGTGTACTGGCTGGCGGTCACCATGGTCAGCGTGTTCGGGACGATGGCGGCGGACGTGCTGCACGTCGGGTTCGGGGTGCCGTACGCGGTGTCGGCCTCGGGCTTCCTGGTCGTGCTGCTGGCGGTCTTCGGCTGGTGGCGCCGGAGCGAGGGCACCCTGTCGATCCACAGCGTGCGGACCCGCCGGCGGGAGTTCTTCTACTGGGCGACGGTGCTGGCCACCTTCGCGCTGGGCACCGCGGTGGGCGACCTGACGGCCTCCACGGGCCTGGGCTACTTCGCCTCCGGCGTGCTGTTCACCGTCGCTATCGCGCTGCCCGCGCTCGCGCACTGGAAGCTGCGGCTGCCGGCGGTGCCGGCCTTCTGGCTGGCCTACATCCTGACCCGGCCGCTGGGCGCCTCGTTCGCCGACTGGATGGGCGCGGACCACGCCCGGCACGGCTTGGGCTGGGGCACCGGCCCGGTCAGCCTGGTGCTCACCGTGCTGATCGCGGCGCTGGTGGCGGTGCTGACCGTCCGCTGGCGCGAGGGCGCTCGGCGGGGCCGGGCCGACTGA
- a CDS encoding S1C family serine protease: MSTEHESGSTGPQGEQLSSGLGEPGGTSAVGDASPVSEPTVTLPAVSDGAGEQPVAPAEPTLALRKVPAPEEAAAPTPGAEPAAPAEPVEPVEPTVTAAAEPTVADAPSAPSYLDAPPPVLPTPAVEPPGNPYAAPAAAPVAPPAAAMAGGAPITPGMPAAGAAQGEHHPFGAGTPLGDTWAAPQQGYPGGPGGADFAGDYPGAFAQPPAPRKKGKGSLVALIAAVALVAGIAGGVTGAALKGGNSGSAVSGGNSRVSTTTTTADNTAALNRAPDSVAGIASAALPSTVTIKAEGSQESGTGTGFIYDIQGHILTNNHVVAPAAGGGKLTVKFSDGNSYPASVVGQAKGYDLAVVKLDAQPTEKLTPLPLGDSDKVAVGDPAIAIGAPYDLESTVTSGIISAKNRPVQSGDEGSTQTSYMNALQTDAPINPGNSGGPLLNASGQVIGIDSAIQSNSSGSGQAGSIGLGFAIPINQAKRVAQMLITTGTPVYATLGVLRNDNYNGDGAQIMTSPVQGTAPVTPGGPADQAGLKPGDVITKLGGELIDNSADLVSAIWTHAPGDKVEVDYTRNGTVGHTTVTLGSRSGDQ; this comes from the coding sequence GTGAGCACCGAGCACGAGAGTGGTTCCACCGGTCCGCAGGGGGAGCAGCTCTCCAGCGGTCTCGGCGAGCCGGGGGGGACTTCGGCGGTCGGTGACGCTTCGCCAGTGAGCGAACCGACGGTGACGCTGCCCGCGGTGAGCGACGGCGCCGGCGAGCAGCCGGTGGCGCCGGCCGAGCCGACCCTGGCCCTGCGCAAGGTGCCCGCACCGGAGGAGGCCGCCGCGCCGACCCCCGGCGCCGAGCCCGCCGCACCCGCCGAGCCCGTCGAGCCCGTCGAGCCCACGGTCACCGCGGCGGCCGAGCCCACCGTCGCTGACGCGCCGTCGGCCCCGTCCTACCTGGACGCCCCGCCGCCGGTCCTGCCGACCCCCGCCGTCGAGCCGCCCGGCAACCCGTACGCGGCTCCGGCCGCAGCCCCCGTCGCCCCGCCCGCCGCTGCCATGGCGGGCGGAGCGCCGATCACGCCGGGCATGCCGGCCGCCGGGGCCGCGCAGGGCGAGCACCACCCGTTCGGCGCCGGCACCCCGCTCGGCGACACCTGGGCGGCCCCGCAGCAGGGCTACCCCGGTGGCCCCGGCGGTGCGGACTTCGCCGGCGACTACCCGGGCGCCTTCGCCCAGCCGCCCGCCCCGCGCAAGAAGGGCAAGGGCAGCCTGGTCGCGCTGATCGCCGCGGTCGCCCTGGTGGCGGGCATCGCGGGCGGTGTGACCGGTGCCGCGCTCAAGGGCGGCAACTCGGGCTCGGCCGTCTCCGGCGGCAACAGCCGGGTCAGCACCACGACCACCACCGCCGACAACACCGCCGCGCTCAACCGCGCCCCCGACTCGGTGGCCGGCATCGCCAGCGCGGCGCTGCCGAGCACCGTCACCATCAAGGCCGAGGGCAGCCAGGAGTCCGGCACCGGCACCGGCTTCATCTACGACATCCAGGGCCACATCCTCACCAACAACCACGTGGTCGCCCCGGCGGCCGGCGGCGGCAAGCTGACCGTCAAGTTCTCCGACGGAAACAGCTACCCGGCCTCGGTGGTCGGCCAGGCCAAGGGCTACGACCTCGCGGTGGTCAAGCTGGACGCCCAGCCGACCGAGAAGCTCACCCCGCTCCCGCTGGGCGACTCCGACAAGGTCGCGGTCGGCGACCCGGCGATCGCCATCGGCGCCCCGTACGACCTGGAGAGCACCGTCACCTCCGGCATCATCAGCGCCAAGAACCGGCCGGTGCAGTCGGGCGACGAGGGCAGCACCCAGACCTCGTACATGAACGCGCTGCAGACCGACGCACCGATCAACCCGGGCAACTCCGGCGGTCCGCTGCTCAACGCGAGCGGCCAGGTGATCGGGATCGACTCGGCGATCCAGTCCAACTCCAGCGGCAGCGGCCAGGCCGGCAGCATCGGCCTGGGCTTCGCGATCCCGATCAACCAGGCCAAGCGGGTGGCCCAGATGCTGATCACCACCGGCACCCCGGTCTACGCGACCCTCGGCGTGCTGCGCAACGACAACTACAACGGCGACGGCGCGCAGATCATGACCTCCCCGGTCCAGGGCACCGCCCCGGTCACCCCCGGCGGCCCCGCCGACCAGGCGGGCCTGAAGCCCGGCGACGTGATCACCAAGCTCGGCGGCGAGCTCATCGACAACAGCGCCGACCTGGTCAGCGCGATCTGGACGCACGCCCCCGGCGACAAGGTCGAGGTCGACTACACCCGCAACGGCACCGTCGGCCACACCACCGTCACCCTGGGCAGCCGCTCCGGCGACCAGTGA
- a CDS encoding purine-cytosine permease family protein: MTAASPSPSSTNSSGSTALLEPAAATGRAEAPLVLDTAPPRTLGFKDQFALWANLGISLIGFTSAATVLGQPGSELSFTAALTAIVAGTVIGTAMLSVASLIGARTGAPAMAILRGLFGTRLSYLPTVLNILQCVGWGVYELIVIAWGAQTVADTQGWRWLFVVLAGALTTALTIWPLGSITALRKYVAIAVGVAMVYYTVQLGRQGWPNPGAGNWKGFLSATDAIIAVSISFVPLAADYTRHSRTGRASFWGTFSGYTIAQVWCYALGLIALLQSHGNADNLLDSFTGVTAGWAFLLVLVLREADQSFANVYSTAMSVHNLFPRVDRRLLTGGLGVLVTVLALQITEFTNAYYAFLGLIGSVFVPLLAVLATDYFLGRGRRGWDLSQQAPARPLMLLPWALGFCTYQFLAPTQNFGAWTHFWTQLQGWLHFTPQQWTSASLFSFLVAGLVTLGLTRLSDAV; encoded by the coding sequence ATGACGGCTGCTTCGCCTTCCCCCAGCTCGACCAACTCGAGCGGCTCGACCGCGCTGCTCGAACCGGCCGCGGCCACCGGCCGCGCCGAGGCGCCGCTGGTGCTGGACACCGCGCCGCCGCGCACCCTCGGCTTCAAGGACCAGTTCGCGCTCTGGGCCAACCTCGGGATCAGCCTGATCGGCTTCACCAGCGCCGCCACGGTGCTCGGCCAGCCCGGCAGCGAGCTGTCGTTCACCGCGGCGCTGACCGCGATCGTGGCCGGCACCGTGATCGGCACCGCGATGCTGAGCGTGGCCTCGCTGATCGGCGCGCGCACCGGCGCACCGGCCATGGCCATCCTGCGCGGGCTCTTCGGCACCCGGCTGTCGTACCTGCCGACCGTGCTGAACATCCTGCAGTGCGTGGGCTGGGGCGTCTACGAGCTGATCGTGATCGCCTGGGGCGCCCAGACGGTGGCCGACACCCAGGGCTGGCGCTGGCTCTTCGTGGTGCTGGCCGGGGCGCTGACCACCGCGCTGACCATCTGGCCGCTGGGCTCGATCACCGCGCTGCGCAAGTACGTGGCGATCGCGGTGGGCGTCGCGATGGTCTACTACACCGTCCAGCTGGGCCGGCAGGGCTGGCCGAACCCGGGGGCCGGCAACTGGAAGGGCTTCCTGAGCGCGACCGACGCGATCATCGCCGTCTCGATCTCCTTCGTGCCGCTGGCCGCCGACTACACCCGGCACTCGCGCACCGGGCGCGCCTCGTTCTGGGGCACCTTCTCCGGCTACACCATCGCCCAGGTCTGGTGCTACGCGCTCGGCCTGATCGCGCTGCTCCAGTCGCACGGCAACGCCGACAACCTGCTGGACTCCTTCACCGGGGTGACGGCCGGCTGGGCCTTCCTGCTGGTCCTGGTGCTGCGCGAGGCGGACCAGTCGTTCGCCAACGTCTACTCGACCGCGATGTCGGTGCACAACCTGTTCCCGCGGGTCGACCGGCGGCTGCTGACCGGCGGGCTCGGCGTGCTGGTGACGGTGCTGGCCCTGCAGATCACCGAGTTCACCAACGCGTACTACGCCTTCCTCGGGCTGATCGGCTCGGTCTTCGTGCCGCTGCTCGCGGTGCTGGCCACCGACTACTTCCTCGGCCGCGGGCGGCGCGGCTGGGACCTGTCACAGCAGGCGCCGGCCCGGCCGCTGATGCTGCTGCCGTGGGCGCTGGGCTTCTGCACCTACCAGTTCCTGGCCCCGACCCAGAACTTCGGGGCGTGGACGCACTTCTGGACGCAGCTGCAGGGGTGGCTGCACTTCACCCCGCAGCAGTGGACCTCGGCCTCGCTCTTCTCCTTCCTGGTGGCCGGACTGGTGACGCTGGGGCTGACCCGGCTCAGCGACGCCGTCTGA